From the genome of Halobacteriovorax marinus SJ:
AAAAGTTTGACAGAAGGATAGGATTGGCAATTTTCATAAATGAGCTATAAAAAATATCTTTCTTATTAAATACCTTATTATATTTTTCTGGTAGCCAAAGTTGATAATCGGAAAAGAGCTCGTACTGATCAATAGGGTCATGAGAAGTAATGAACTCATGAATAATATTTGTGAGGTCGTTACCTTTTCCTTTTATAAAATATGAATTAATAACATCACTCTTTTTAATATATAGATTAGATGAGGTTATTTCCTTTATTTGATCCCAGTCGCTCTCACTTCTCTTTAGAGTTAGGTTATTCTGATTCGCGTAGAGATCTTTAATTTGATTAAAGTCTTCTGGACTTAAACTTTTAAAAGTTGTTTGCTTCCAATCACTAGAGAGGTTTTCATTTAATAACTTCTTCGTTCCTGTCTGAATAACTCCACCGGCCTCGTAAAACTCAAAGCGATTGTAGAGAGACTTAAGGTCTGACCATAATAGAAAGAGAGAATTATCATCTTTATACCTTTCTAGAATATTCTTAAAGAAGGGAGTGAAGTTTCCCTGTTGTTGATAGCGCTCATCTATAACGATTCCACCAATAAGAGCAACTGGTGTTTCTATTCCTTTATAGTGGAGAGTTCTCTCTTTCACGGCAATGTGGCCAATGACTTTCTTGTTATCAATTAAAAGGTGGCAGTTGTGATGATTGAGTGGCCCAAGAAGAGGATAGAAGTCAGTAAGAAAACTATGATGTGTGGGATATTTAAATCCCTTCTCTATTAATGAGATCGTTTCATCAAAGTAGTCAGGTGCTTGAGCTAATGTTGTTTGAAAAAAGTCTTTCATAATTCATTATTCTAACGGAGAAATACTTTAATTATTTTTTTATTTTTGAATACTTTTTCTACATTTTGGTCTTCTATGAGTGAGGAAATAATAAAAATGTGTATTAAGTTGTTGATATTATTGGTTGTTGGGCAATCTTTGCCTGTCTAAAGATTAAACACTTTTTTCTAAAGAAAGGGAGAAACGCGACGAAGAGTTACATGAAGAATATGTCATGGATGGACATATTGATCAGTAGAACGAGTCTACTGACACTCACATCAAGGAGGATGAAATGGGACTTCGTATTAACACAAATGTTGCGTCACTTAATGCACAAAGAAATCTAAGTGGTACGCGTATCAACATGAACAAGTCGTTAGAGAAACTATCGTCTGGTCAAAGAATTAACAGAGCTGGTGACGATGCCGCTGGACTCGCAATTTCAGAAAATTTAAAAGCACAGATTAAAGGTCTTGGACAAGCAAAGAGAAATGCTGAAGATGGTATCTCTTTAGTTCAAATTGCTGAAGGTGCCTTAGGGGAAGTATCAAATATACTAATCCGTCTTAGAGAGCTCTCAGTACAGGCCGCTTCTGATACTATCGGAGCAACAGAGAGAAAATTTCTTAATGTTGAATTCGAGCAATTAACATCAGAGATGGATAGAATTGCAAACTCTACAGAGTTTAACAGAGTTCCACTACTAAACGGAACTGGAGCAGTATTTGATATTCAGATCGGAACGAGAAATGACCCTATAAGTGATAGATTAACTTTTGATGCTTCAAGCGCAGACGTTAACGTTGCCGCTTTAGGATTAAATCTTGCTTCTGTAGCTGACAAGATCTCATCTCAGAACTCATTGTCTTCAATTGACTCTGCGATTGTATCTGTATCAGGTATTAGAGCTGACTTTGGTGCTTTACAAAATAGACTTCAATCAACAATTAACAACATTGCTGTAAGTGTTGAGAACCTTTCTGCTGCTAACTCAAGAGTTAGAGACACAGATATCGCTGCAGAGACTGCAGAGTTAACTAAGCAGAATATCTTAATGACAGCTGGTACATCAGTTCTATCTCAAGCGAACTCTAGTACAAAGAACGCCTTAAGCTTAATTCAATCAGCCTCTCAAGGGTAAGCTAGTGACCAATGGTCACTAGGATTTTGAATTAACTTAAACTTTGTATTAAGAGGGCCAGATGATTGGACCAAATGGATGAATAATCTATAGCAATTGATTATCCTGCAAGATTCAGTTGCTTTATAAAAATAAGAATACAAAAGAACAATAAATAGAACAAAGTAATTAAGAAGAAATAGAAACTAATATATTAATAATTTTTTTGAACAAGAGGTTCGAAGTACGCCACAGGAGGTAGCAATGTTTGAAGGGGATTAATCATGGGAATGAGAATAAATACTAACGTATCGTCGCTATCAGCACAAAGAACGTTAAGTACTACAAACAGAAATATGAACGACAACCTGAGGAAACTTTCTTCAGGAGAGAGAATAACTAGAGCTGCGGATGATGCAGCAGGACTCGCTATAAGCGAAAACTTGAAGGCCCAGATTAGAGGGATGCGACAAGCAAAGAGAAATGCAAACGATGCAATCTCCCTAATCCAGACAGCTGAAGGTGGTTTAAATGAGATTTCAAACATTATTATCAGACTTAGAGAACTCTCAGTACAAGCTGCCAACGACACACTTGGACCAGAGGAAAGAAAGTACTCTGACATTGAATTCCAAAACCTTAAAGAAGAGATTGACAGAATCTCAAGGTCGAGTGAATTCAACGGAGTTAAGCTACTCGATGGAACAGGTGGGAGAATGGAGTTTCAGGTCGGTATTCACAATGATCCAATCAACGATAGACTCGTCTATGATGGAACTGGATCAGATGCTACGATCTCAACTCTTGGGCTTTCAGCAGATAATGTTGCCTCTAAAGAGGGAGCTCAGTCTTCTCTACAAAAACTTGATGATGCACTTGTGCAAGTCAATGGAATTAGGGCCAATATGGGTGCCCTACAAAACAGACTCTCGTCAACTGTTAACAACTTGGGGATCAGTGATGAGAATTTAAGTGCGGCTAAGTCAAGAATTAGAGATGTAGATATCGCTGCCGAAACAGCAGAGTTAGCTAAAAACAACATCCTAATTCAATCTGGAACATCAGTGTTATCGCAAGCTAACCAGTTCCCGAGCATAGCCAACAAATTACTTGGTTAAATATTGTTCTTTATTGCCCTTGCTTCGAATGAAGCACGGGCATTTTTTCGTTTATTTTCCTGGAAATTAAATAGTGGTATGATACTTCTATGGAAAATGTCACAACTCTAGTACCAAAAAGAGAAAAAACAATTTTAATATTCGGTCTATCATCTTTTGTTGGATCAAACCTTGCTGAGTTCTTTAAAAAAGATTTTAGAGTTGTTGGTACATATAATAAAAATCCAATCTTTATTCCAGGTGTTCTAGCGCTACCATGTGATGTTTTAAATAAAGAAGAGGTGCAACTCGCTCTCTATGCTTTTAAGCCTGATATTACAATATATGCTGTTGGGCTCTCGTCTGTAATGGAGTGTTCAAGAAATCCTGATCTCGCTGATGCTCTCAATGCAAGTGGTTTATTCAATGTTGTAGAGTACTGCCAGAGGTATAAATCTCAAGTTTGCTATTTATCTTCGGGCTTTGTTTTTGCTGGTGAAGATAAGCAGTATATAGAAATGGATATACCTGATCCAAATACTGTTTATGGAAAGACTCAGGCCTCTGCCGAGTTTTATATACAGAAGTCGTCGCTAAATTATATTATTTTTAGAAGTTGTAAACTCTATGGGCGCGGTCATATTGAAAATAGAAAGACTTTCTTTGAAACGATTCAAAAAGACTTTATGGATCGAAAGAATATTTCTTGTGATGATAATGTGAAAACAGGTTATTTAGATGTTTACTACCTTGCCATGATCTTAAAGATTTGTTTTGAAAAGGGTGTAAAGAATAGACTCTTTCAAATTAGTTCCAATAATACGGCAAGCTTTAATGAATTTGTTAAGGATTACTGCGAGATCTTCTCGGAAAGTTCTGGTCTTGTACAAAAGGGTCGATGGCCATTTCCATTCGTTGCCTCTGCTGCAACTCTTCCGTCCGGAGATAAAATTAACTTTGATTTAGATATCTCAAATATCGAAGGCTTCCTAAATATTAATATGCCTACCGTGAAAGAGTCACTAGAGTTCACTTTTAAACGATTTATGGGTAAAGCAAAAACTGCACGAGGCGGCTCCTCTGGTGGAGAAGACGTAACTTTTATTTAAAGTTGAAATTATCTTGCAGAATTTCTAATAAACTCAGAAAGGTAATGTCTTACAAGGGCTTCAGGCTCGACAACTTCACCGTTAAATCTCCACGTGATGTCATTGAATGGACCTAGGTGGGCCCTTACTTCATGAACACCCTGTGATCCACTTGAGTCTGTCGATCTAAGACGTGCTGAGAAAACTTCTTTTCCATTGGCCAGAAAACCAATTGTGATGAGGTCGGCAGCTTTTCTTGCAATGATAAGTCTTAAGCTATTTCTAAATAGCATAAAATCATTGATGGTATTTGATATTTTAAAGATCTTAATAGCAGAGCCCGACTGATGAGAGCCTCTATATTCATTAAATTTTGAAACAAAAATTTCGAATTTTTCGCGGAGTTCATCCATGAAGTCGATAGATGACTCTTCGAGCATGTGGAGAGGGTTGAGGTGGTCATTGAAGTTTACTACTCCAGACTCTTCCATGTTAATTTCCTCAAGAGCTAAGCTCTCGATCCACTTTGTTGAAACTTCTTTTTGTTGATTTAATTGATCCATATAACAATCATCCGTAACTGTTCGTTTTCTGTCAAATTTTTAGTGATTTTAGATGTAAGAAAAGAGGGTCAGGAGCTGTCAAATTGGAGTCTTCCGCCCGCCATTTGACAGGTGGTTGCAGTAAGTAATTATTTTAGGCTTCTCGCTCCTTAGATAGAATCCAAGTGCAAGCTTGCTCACCATAATCAGGGACCGCCTCCGTGAAAGAGATTGTAGGGCGAAAAAACTATTATTGCCAACTACAAGACCCACAACCATTATACCTTTCTTTTGATTGAATAGCACTTTAAACAAGTAAATCTTGTAATTTTAATAGGTTGTCTAAAAGAGTTAGGAAAAACGTGAAATTGCTTTGGTGTGTCATTGAATGGGTATATAATAGTACTAAGCTTGAGTGATTTAGTATGTTGTTGAAAACTCTAAAATAATGGAAGTTTTTCTTAAGTTAGAGCAGAAAATGACCGACAAAGTTATTCAAAGGAGTAAGTTATGAAAAAAACTTTGCTGGCCTATTTAAAAGACGAAAGTGGGCAAACTTCAACAGAATATATTCTTCTGGTTGCGGTTGTAGCATTAATCGTTTTTAAATTCAAAGATGTTGCCTCATCAAGATTAAATAAAATCACTGAGGACGTTTTTGGTAAAGCGGAAGGCTTCGTAGACAGTATAGAATAATAGATTTAGAGCTATAGTCTAGCTGCTAGGTCTATTATTCTAAATTGTTCGCCACAAAACTAGGAATTTAATTCCTAAGTGTCTTATCGTATTTAAAACTCTGTTACTTTAGATACATGGTTAAAGGTAGTGCCGGTCAGGCCCTAATAGAGTATCTAATTCTATTTGCATTCATGTCACTAATTGCTCTTAATATGGTTAAGGGGATGGGTGGTATGATGTCCGACTCCGTCAGGAGTATTGGATTTCAATTAACACAGCAATTGACTATAGGTGTTTGTGAAGAAGAGTGTTGGTATTCAGATTATCAAAATAGGACGAAGTAATGCCAATATCAGTCTATCTCTTTCTAGTAGTACAACTCTTCTTTGTCGCTTCTCACGATGTTACTCACAAGAAAATTTCTAACTTTTGGCCGCTCATAAATATTTCATTCTATTTACTAAGTGTCTTCTTTTTTCCCGACCACTATAATTTTGGATGGAGTACATTTGTCTTTCCAATTGCATTCTTTATTGTAGGAATATTTCTATTCACTTTAAAAATTATGGGAGCGGGGGATTCGAAATACTTATTATCTTTTTACTTGTTGATCCCAGTTTCTCTACATGAGACAGCATTTATCTTTCTCGCTTACTCTACTGTTGTTGTCGGGCTTTCTCTTTTATTAACCAATATAATTAAAAGATCTGATATCATTAAATTAGCAATTAAAACTAAGAACTTAAGATTAATAAAAACAATCTTTGGACAAAGGTTTTCATACGCACCAGTTATATTAGTTTCGTGGTTATGGTTTGGATGGACAATAAGAGCAAAAATATTTTATTAGAAGAAAGAGGGCAAAGTGCTGTTGAGTACATAATGTTACTCGCAGTTATAAGCTTAATTACTTTCTCCATTGTAAACTCTAATAAATTTAAAGATTTTATGGGAGAGGATTCTGGATTCTTTGCAGGCTTAAGGTCTCAGTTGGAGTACTCCTATCGCCATGGTTATTTAAATAGTGAAGCTGATCGAAGCGATGATAACTACAGTGGTCCGCATGAGACATACTACGATATTGATGACGGTCGAACACGTTTTTTTACAGGAGGGGAGCAATATCCACGCTAATTAGAAAAGAGGAAGGGCAATCTACGATAGAGTTCTTAATGACTTTCGTATTTTCGTTCGGATTTATTTTTCTCTTTTATAAAATCTCTATTGATGCAACAAGTGGATTCTACATCCACTATGCCAACTTCATGGCGGCCCGTACATATTTAACGGTAGAGAATAATAGTGCCAATATTGCAGGTTCCGATGGGTTTGCTTTTCAGCAAGCTCAAAATGTTTTTAATAGTTATAAGCCAGAAGTTATGGTTACTGGCTTTAACGGAGGGATCAGTGTCAACGATCCGTCATCCACACCAAATAAACTCTATGTTGGGACTGTGGTTGATTACTCTGTTCCTTTTTCATTTAGTAATTTGATTGGAGGGAGAGATCCCGTCTTTTATAAATCGGAAACATTTTTGGGAAGAGAGCCAACTCGCTCTGAATGTCTTGCCCGAGTCTGCAAAGTGATGCAGGACTTAGGGGCAGATTGTAATACCCATGTAACTTTTTTTGATAATGGCTGTTAAGAAATTAAAGAAGAATATTCTAAGAAATGAAGAGGGGCAGGCAATCTTTGAATTTGTTCTCTTTCTCCCGTTCATAATTTTTCTCTATACTGTACTTATCAATATAACGAATTCAATCAATGGGTCGATTAATCAGCAAAAGGCCACAAGAGGTTACTTTTATAGATTGGTTAAACATGATTCAAGAACACCCAATAGAGTTGATATTGAGTTCCTACTTGGAAGTGGAATAAACGTTATGGGCGCTTCAAGTGTGGGGTGGCGGAGAAAATCCGTCGGAGATACTCAATCATTTGGTACTTGCTATAAATTTATGAATTTCTTTGGAAATGAAACAGACGAAGAGTGTGATGAGAGTAGAATTGGAGAAGTAACTTCCAACTTTATAAAGCTATTTACATTCTATGGTGTCTGCGGAGAAACCTATATGAAATCCACTTCTGGCTACGTCGAAGGAACTAATTTCCTCAGGTATGGTAGCTTTGCTGATCAGCTCGGATATGATCAGTGTGTCCAAAAATAATCACCTAGACTGATACTTCTTTCCCCATCCTCAACTGACCGTAATTATTTGTTAAAATTAATAGTAGTCACTTAAGTAGGGTAGTAAAGAATGAACACTAGAGCACTCACATTGGCCTTGATTATTGCAGTCTTTGCAATGTTCATGGTTTATACGTATATCGATGATGAAAAAACTAAAATCATAAAGAAGTATGGTAAAGAGCAGTCAGTTGTCATTGCTAAAGTTGATATCAAAGAACTTGAACTCATTGATGATTCAAAAGTAACTGTTACATCAATGCCTTCAAACTTTGTTCACGAGAAAGCATTTAAAACAATTAAGGAAATTCAAAACACTGTTGCAACAGTTCCTATTCTTAAGGGCGAGCAAATTACCAAGCCAAGAGTTAGTTGGCCGGATGAGAGAAGTGGTCTTTCAAGACAGGTTGCTGTAGGGAAGAGAGCAATCTCTTTAGACGTATCTGAAAGAGCTTCAGTTGGTAAATTGATTAAGCCCGGAGATAGGGTAGATATTCTGGCGGGAATTGACTATGCAGGTGGTAGAAAAGATTTACAGAAAATGAAGACGATACTTCAAGATGTTCTTATTCTTTCAACGGGTAAGAGTATTTCTGGAAACCTTCCTATTATTGGTGTTAAGACACCAAGAGTAATTAAGAAAATGAAGCTTAATACATATAGTGACTATGGAACGGTAACACTTGAGTTAGATCCATATGAAGTACAGAAGCTAGTTTTTATTCTTAGTTATAATTCTGGTACTCCACCATATCTAGCACTAAGAAATAATACGGATAAAGAAGTTGTTCGAATTAAGTCGACTAAACTCTTCGATATCCTTGGAGAGGATGCGTCTGAGGCAAAGATATTCTTCTCTGAAAAATACAAGAGTCAAGGCAACTAATGAGACTTGTTAAAACTTTTTTAATATTCATTTATACCATTTCGATCTTTGCTCAGCAGGGAAAGAATGTTCCTGAGAAAAAAGTTGAAGTTGTTCTAGGTATAGACCATGTAGAGAAACTCGATTTTGCACCTTCTACAAAAGTGCAAGTTGGTAATGATACCATTTTAAATCACGTAATTATTCCACAAAAAAGAGAGATCACATTTAAAGGTCTTAAACCGGGACAGACATCTGTAATGGTAAGAAATACTGTTGGAGATATTAAGGCCAAGTTCTTAGTAAATATCACTGCAACTGACCAATCTAAGGTTGTTCAAGAGTTAAAAGAATTTCTTGGTGATGTTGAAGGTCTGGAAATTGGTATCAAGGGTAATAAGGTCTACGTAGGTGGAGAGATTGTTGTCCCATCAGATATTGGTAGGGTGATCGTTGTTCTTGGTGGGTATCCAGACGTTGTACAATTAGTAGAACTCTCTCCTCAGACCCAGAGAGTTATCGCTCGTAATATGCAAAAAGAAATTCAAAAAAGTAATATGCCAGATGTAACGGTAAGGGTTGCGAATGGACTCTTTATGCTTGAAGGTGTTGTTAGTTCTGATGTGGATAAGACTAGGGCCGAGCAAATCGCTGCTGTCTATGTTCCTGACATGATTCAAAACCTTGCGAGACGAACTGAAGCGGTAAAGGCGGCGGAGAAAGATATTATTCAAAACTTTATTAGTGTAAATGCGAAGAAGAAGCCTGCGCCAATTCCAAAGATGATAAAAATCTCTGCCCAATTTGTTGAGCTTACAAAAGATTATAATAAAATTTTTGGGTTTAAGTGGGAGCCAGTTCTCGGTGGAGGCGGTGGTACTATAAATATTGGTAAGGGCGCCGATGGTGGTGTGACATCTTCATCTAGTGGAACCCTTGCTGGAACCATTTCAAATCTCTTTCCAAAGTTAGCATCAGCTAAGAGTGCCGGTTATGCGAGAGTTATTCAATCTGGTGTCATTATAACTAAAGATAAGATAGCGAGTAAGATCGTTAAGAGAAGTGAGAAGCCTTTTGCAATTGGTACTGGAGAGTTTGTTAGAACTGAGAAAGCAACTGCTGGGTTTGATCTCTCTATCACTCCTACAATTTTGCCACAAGAGAAAGTTGACTTGAGTATGGGACTAACCGTCAGTGCAAACGTAGGTGATCCTCCAGAGACAACATCTAATACTATTCAAACTGCATTAGTTGTTAAAAGTAAGGAGAGTGCTGTTGTTGGTGGTGTTGTTGTAAATAAATCTTCAACAGATTTTGACAGAAACCCACCGGGTGGAGTTGATGAAGTAGAAGATGGAAGTAAATTATTTTCTTTTGTGAAGTCGAAGGCATATTTAACGAATAAGTCTCAGTTTGTTGTTTTCGTAACACCTGAGATTATCGAATCAGCTTCGACAGGAACTGAAGAGATAAAAAGAAAATTTAGAAGTAGAAGGCGATAATGGCTGGTCATATAATTACAATTATTGGTGGAAAAGGCGGGCAAGGGAAATCCCAAGTTGCTGCAAACTTGGCATTTGCTTATGCTGTTGAGTCGCGCCAAAAAGTAATGCTATTAGATTTTGATAAGAATGCTAGTGGTGATCAAAACTTTATTACAGGTATAAAGTCGAAGAAAACAGTAAAGGACTTATCAGAGTTTTCTGGTGCCATTGATCCACGCTCTATTATGCAGTTCTTAACACCACATCCCGCAGGTGTAAATTATATTGGAATGCCTTCTGATCCAACTGCAAGTAATAGTATTAATGCTGATGGACTGGGTAAAACTCTTAAGGCCATTACAAATATCTTTCCCTTAACAATTATTGATGCTGGAAGCGAGATGAATGATCTTGCGGCTAAGGCCCTTGAGTTTTCGACAATGATTTTTCTCGTCGTTACTCCAGATATTCTCGCTCTCAATCAGACGAAGAGATTATACTCTGATCTTGTAACGATGATGT
Proteins encoded in this window:
- a CDS encoding GNAT family N-acetyltransferase, which gives rise to MKDFFQTTLAQAPDYFDETISLIEKGFKYPTHHSFLTDFYPLLGPLNHHNCHLLIDNKKVIGHIAVKERTLHYKGIETPVALIGGIVIDERYQQQGNFTPFFKNILERYKDDNSLFLLWSDLKSLYNRFEFYEAGGVIQTGTKKLLNENLSSDWKQTTFKSLSPEDFNQIKDLYANQNNLTLKRSESDWDQIKEITSSNLYIKKSDVINSYFIKGKGNDLTNIIHEFITSHDPIDQYELFSDYQLWLPEKYNKVFNKKDIFYSSFMKIANPILLSNFLRELTNDQLSINSFMKNEINISYLNNSFDFKVDEFLTGIFGPTPIKEFEQIIPGIYIGGVDSI
- a CDS encoding flagellin N-terminal helical domain-containing protein, yielding MGLRINTNVASLNAQRNLSGTRINMNKSLEKLSSGQRINRAGDDAAGLAISENLKAQIKGLGQAKRNAEDGISLVQIAEGALGEVSNILIRLRELSVQAASDTIGATERKFLNVEFEQLTSEMDRIANSTEFNRVPLLNGTGAVFDIQIGTRNDPISDRLTFDASSADVNVAALGLNLASVADKISSQNSLSSIDSAIVSVSGIRADFGALQNRLQSTINNIAVSVENLSAANSRVRDTDIAAETAELTKQNILMTAGTSVLSQANSSTKNALSLIQSASQG
- a CDS encoding flagellin N-terminal helical domain-containing protein: MGMRINTNVSSLSAQRTLSTTNRNMNDNLRKLSSGERITRAADDAAGLAISENLKAQIRGMRQAKRNANDAISLIQTAEGGLNEISNIIIRLRELSVQAANDTLGPEERKYSDIEFQNLKEEIDRISRSSEFNGVKLLDGTGGRMEFQVGIHNDPINDRLVYDGTGSDATISTLGLSADNVASKEGAQSSLQKLDDALVQVNGIRANMGALQNRLSSTVNNLGISDENLSAAKSRIRDVDIAAETAELAKNNILIQSGTSVLSQANQFPSIANKLLG
- a CDS encoding SDR family oxidoreductase, encoding MENVTTLVPKREKTILIFGLSSFVGSNLAEFFKKDFRVVGTYNKNPIFIPGVLALPCDVLNKEEVQLALYAFKPDITIYAVGLSSVMECSRNPDLADALNASGLFNVVEYCQRYKSQVCYLSSGFVFAGEDKQYIEMDIPDPNTVYGKTQASAEFYIQKSSLNYIIFRSCKLYGRGHIENRKTFFETIQKDFMDRKNISCDDNVKTGYLDVYYLAMILKICFEKGVKNRLFQISSNNTASFNEFVKDYCEIFSESSGLVQKGRWPFPFVASAATLPSGDKINFDLDISNIEGFLNINMPTVKESLEFTFKRFMGKAKTARGGSSGGEDVTFI
- a CDS encoding Flp family type IVb pilin gives rise to the protein MKKTLLAYLKDESGQTSTEYILLVAVVALIVFKFKDVASSRLNKITEDVFGKAEGFVDSIE
- a CDS encoding A24 family peptidase, whose protein sequence is MPISVYLFLVVQLFFVASHDVTHKKISNFWPLINISFYLLSVFFFPDHYNFGWSTFVFPIAFFIVGIFLFTLKIMGAGDSKYLLSFYLLIPVSLHETAFIFLAYSTVVVGLSLLLTNIIKRSDIIKLAIKTKNLRLIKTIFGQRFSYAPVILVSWLWFGWTIRAKIFY
- a CDS encoding Flp family type IVb pilin, giving the protein MDNKSKNILLEERGQSAVEYIMLLAVISLITFSIVNSNKFKDFMGEDSGFFAGLRSQLEYSYRHGYLNSEADRSDDNYSGPHETYYDIDDGRTRFFTGGEQYPR
- the cpaB gene encoding Flp pilus assembly protein CpaB: MNTRALTLALIIAVFAMFMVYTYIDDEKTKIIKKYGKEQSVVIAKVDIKELELIDDSKVTVTSMPSNFVHEKAFKTIKEIQNTVATVPILKGEQITKPRVSWPDERSGLSRQVAVGKRAISLDVSERASVGKLIKPGDRVDILAGIDYAGGRKDLQKMKTILQDVLILSTGKSISGNLPIIGVKTPRVIKKMKLNTYSDYGTVTLELDPYEVQKLVFILSYNSGTPPYLALRNNTDKEVVRIKSTKLFDILGEDASEAKIFFSEKYKSQGN
- a CDS encoding pilus assembly-related protein encodes the protein MRLVKTFLIFIYTISIFAQQGKNVPEKKVEVVLGIDHVEKLDFAPSTKVQVGNDTILNHVIIPQKREITFKGLKPGQTSVMVRNTVGDIKAKFLVNITATDQSKVVQELKEFLGDVEGLEIGIKGNKVYVGGEIVVPSDIGRVIVVLGGYPDVVQLVELSPQTQRVIARNMQKEIQKSNMPDVTVRVANGLFMLEGVVSSDVDKTRAEQIAAVYVPDMIQNLARRTEAVKAAEKDIIQNFISVNAKKKPAPIPKMIKISAQFVELTKDYNKIFGFKWEPVLGGGGGTINIGKGADGGVTSSSSGTLAGTISNLFPKLASAKSAGYARVIQSGVIITKDKIASKIVKRSEKPFAIGTGEFVRTEKATAGFDLSITPTILPQEKVDLSMGLTVSANVGDPPETTSNTIQTALVVKSKESAVVGGVVVNKSSTDFDRNPPGGVDEVEDGSKLFSFVKSKAYLTNKSQFVVFVTPEIIESASTGTEEIKRKFRSRRR